A single window of uncultured Methanospirillum sp. DNA harbors:
- a CDS encoding protein-tyrosine phosphatase family protein produces the protein MFRRVPLPDTIPGRLFLTAMPGRYEPITEFEARMSRLSISHVVCLTPLDEVITRSPGYYASITAGEHQWQFNHLPIPDFGVPEDRNAFLELIRTMVGVIVSGDAILVHCGAGIGRTGTFAMVLTMALGLNRLEGAASVRMADAEPEGMLQQALIDWCECELQKKSEIGTV, from the coding sequence ATGTTTCGCAGAGTTCCCCTTCCAGATACCATCCCCGGCCGGCTCTTCCTGACTGCTATGCCCGGAAGATATGAGCCTATCACCGAGTTTGAGGCAAGAATGTCCCGGTTATCTATCAGTCATGTTGTCTGTCTCACACCCCTTGATGAGGTTATTACCAGGTCGCCAGGATATTACGCTTCCATAACTGCAGGAGAACACCAATGGCAGTTTAATCATCTTCCGATTCCTGATTTCGGTGTTCCAGAAGATCGTAATGCGTTCCTGGAACTTATCAGGACAATGGTTGGGGTTATCGTATCCGGAGATGCAATTCTTGTCCACTGTGGGGCAGGAATCGGAAGAACCGGGACCTTTGCCATGGTACTGACTATGGCCCTCGGGTTGAACCGCCTAGAGGGTGCAGCATCTGTGCGGATGGCAGATGCAGAACCTGAAGGGATGCTTCAGCAGGCCCTGATCGACTGGTGTGAATGCGAACTTCAGAAGAAGAGCGAAATAGGAACGGTCTGA
- a CDS encoding NAD(P)H-dependent oxidoreductase: MQILLILAHPDQSSLNHAIALEVKRVLEREGHDVIFHDLYREAFDPILPAREIPRDVPLDPVITNHCHELVYADGIVIVHPNWWGQPPAILTGWIDRVIRPGVAYRFVGDDSGEGVPEGLLKARAALVINTSNTSEERENQVFGDPLERIWRDCVFGLCGVHDFHRQILRIVVTSTPEQRIAWIKGVGDLAVRIFSDA; this comes from the coding sequence ATGCAGATCCTTCTCATCCTTGCTCATCCGGATCAGTCAAGTCTCAACCATGCCATAGCCCTGGAAGTAAAACGGGTGCTTGAACGCGAAGGGCATGATGTAATCTTTCACGATCTCTACCGTGAAGCATTTGATCCGATTCTTCCTGCCCGGGAAATACCCCGTGATGTCCCGCTTGATCCGGTGATAACCAACCATTGTCATGAACTAGTTTATGCAGATGGGATTGTCATTGTTCACCCAAACTGGTGGGGTCAGCCACCTGCGATCCTGACCGGATGGATTGACCGGGTGATCAGGCCCGGAGTTGCGTACCGCTTTGTCGGAGACGACAGTGGTGAAGGTGTGCCTGAAGGTCTGCTCAAGGCCCGAGCTGCTCTTGTGATCAACACATCCAATACCAGTGAAGAGAGGGAAAATCAGGTCTTTGGCGATCCGCTTGAGCGTATCTGGCGTGATTGTGTCTTTGGCCTCTGTGGAGTTCATGATTTTCACCGCCAGATACTCCGGATTGTCGTAACCAGCACTCCTGAACAGAGGATAGCATGGATCAAAGGGGTAGGTGATCTTGCAGTCCGGATTTTTTCGGATGCATAA
- a CDS encoding methyl-accepting chemotaxis protein, with amino-acid sequence MDYNRDSGTMPGKGSLLSNEIIQFHDQVKAGSITSVSAIPHFSDLDPDQDTALHALLSELIERTVSLEHQVAESGSILDAVPYPIHVTDNDMKWTYMNKAFETLLIENKVIKTRESAYGMPCRTANANICGTDECGIHQLQTSGKNETYFDWLGASCKQTTAPVLDADGNKVGYVEVVHDLTEQMNQIAYYQSILDAVPYPIHVTDTDMKWTYLNKAFEKLLIENKVIKNRESAYGMPCRTANANICGTDECGIHQLRTSGKDETYFDWLGASCKQTTAPVLDAKGGTVGYVEVVHDLTEQMNQIAYYQSILDAVPYPIHVTDNDMKWTYLNKAFEKLLIENKVIKNRETAYGMPCRTANANICGTNECGINQLLTTGKNETYFDWLGASCKQTTAPVLDAKGSRVGFVETVQDLTEQMNQIAYYQSILDAVPYPIHVTDNDMKWKYMNKAFEKLLIDNKEIKDRDSAYGLPCRTANANICGTGDCGIHKLRTTGKNETYFDWHGASCKQTTAPVLDARGDAVGYVETVQDLSEQVSLISFMKTEVERVTKNLQLLSTGDLNLNLEITKADSYTTEAHDAFVTINENLQKLTKTLEMLVSDVETLSEAAVAGNLEIRADTAKHLGKFRTIVEGVNSTLDSVIVPVKEALRVSKEYSQYNFKARVDPGLKVEGDWIEFKDALNDIGSQIAGAVGLINNQLLDLASNAEEATASIEEVSAGAQQIAHNAGSVSSNAAEGEDGIVQVLKAMEDLNITVGEVSRRAEQVSTTATLANDYSKKGVELAEQSEGAMQEIRRSSEEVAQIVTDINRQMDEIGKIVRLISDIANQTNLLALNAAIEAARAGEAGRGFAVVAAEVKSLAQDSRQSAENIADMIATLQDKARKANDAMGKAGSAVEQGSASLAQTLGSFNQIAVSIDEITTNATDVASASEEQAASVEEVTASIHEVSGLIQNTTKDAGDAAAATEEASASIEQISKIVSNVSGIADSVSREMSKFKV; translated from the coding sequence ATGGATTATAACCGTGACTCCGGAACAATGCCCGGTAAGGGCAGTTTGTTGTCTAATGAAATCATTCAGTTTCATGATCAGGTCAAAGCAGGGAGCATAACCTCTGTTTCAGCGATCCCTCATTTTTCAGATCTTGATCCTGATCAGGATACTGCCCTTCATGCTCTTCTTTCAGAGTTGATTGAACGGACAGTTTCACTTGAGCACCAGGTTGCTGAATCAGGCTCAATTCTCGATGCTGTTCCATATCCGATTCATGTCACTGATAATGACATGAAATGGACATACATGAATAAAGCGTTTGAAACGCTTCTTATCGAGAACAAGGTTATCAAAACCCGTGAGTCCGCGTATGGCATGCCGTGTCGTACCGCAAATGCAAATATCTGTGGCACTGACGAGTGTGGTATTCACCAGCTCCAGACTTCAGGTAAGAATGAGACGTACTTTGACTGGCTGGGAGCATCCTGCAAGCAGACTACCGCCCCGGTGCTTGATGCAGACGGCAACAAGGTAGGATATGTCGAGGTTGTCCATGATCTCACCGAGCAGATGAACCAGATCGCGTATTACCAGTCTATTCTGGATGCAGTCCCGTATCCGATCCATGTCACCGATACGGACATGAAATGGACGTACCTGAACAAGGCGTTTGAGAAACTCCTGATCGAGAATAAGGTCATCAAGAACCGCGAGTCTGCCTATGGAATGCCCTGTCGCACTGCGAATGCAAACATCTGCGGTACAGACGAATGTGGTATTCACCAGCTCCGGACATCAGGCAAGGACGAGACGTACTTTGACTGGCTGGGAGCATCATGCAAACAGACAACCGCCCCGGTGCTTGATGCCAAAGGGGGTACTGTCGGATATGTTGAGGTTGTCCACGATCTCACCGAGCAGATGAACCAGATCGCATATTATCAGTCAATTTTGGATGCAGTTCCGTATCCGATCCATGTCACCGACAACGACATGAAATGGACGTATCTGAATAAGGCGTTTGAAAAACTCCTGATCGAGAACAAGGTCATCAAGAACCGTGAGACTGCGTATGGTATGCCGTGTCGTACTGCAAATGCGAACATCTGCGGTACAAATGAGTGCGGTATCAACCAGCTCCTGACCACTGGTAAGAATGAGACATACTTTGACTGGCTGGGAGCATCCTGCAAGCAGACAACCGCCCCGGTGCTTGATGCCAAAGGAAGCAGGGTGGGTTTTGTCGAGACGGTGCAGGATCTTACCGAGCAGATGAACCAGATCGCGTATTACCAGTCTATTCTGGATGCAGTTCCGTATCCGATTCATGTCACTGATAATGATATGAAATGGAAGTACATGAACAAGGCGTTTGAGAAACTTCTCATCGATAATAAGGAGATCAAAGACCGCGACTCTGCATACGGCCTTCCATGTCGTACCGCTAATGCTAATATCTGTGGCACTGGTGATTGTGGTATCCACAAACTCCGGACAACTGGAAAGAATGAGACGTACTTTGACTGGCATGGCGCCTCATGCAAGCAGACTACTGCTCCGGTTCTGGATGCCAGAGGTGATGCGGTCGGGTATGTCGAGACGGTACAGGACCTGAGTGAGCAGGTTAGTTTGATCTCTTTCATGAAGACAGAGGTGGAGAGGGTTACAAAAAACCTGCAACTCCTCTCTACCGGTGATCTCAATCTGAACCTGGAGATCACAAAGGCAGATTCCTATACAACTGAAGCACACGATGCATTTGTTACGATCAATGAGAATCTTCAGAAACTGACAAAAACTCTTGAGATGTTGGTCTCTGATGTAGAGACACTTTCAGAAGCTGCAGTGGCAGGTAACCTGGAGATCAGGGCAGATACTGCTAAACATCTCGGAAAATTCAGGACAATCGTGGAAGGAGTGAACTCAACCCTTGACAGCGTTATAGTTCCAGTGAAAGAAGCACTCCGTGTCTCAAAAGAGTACTCCCAGTATAATTTCAAGGCACGTGTAGATCCGGGGCTGAAGGTCGAAGGTGACTGGATTGAGTTCAAGGATGCACTCAATGACATCGGTTCACAGATCGCAGGTGCGGTCGGCCTTATTAATAACCAGCTCCTTGACCTCGCCTCAAATGCAGAAGAAGCAACGGCAAGCATTGAGGAGGTCTCGGCAGGAGCCCAACAGATCGCCCATAATGCAGGTAGTGTCAGTTCGAACGCTGCAGAAGGTGAAGATGGGATTGTTCAGGTCCTTAAGGCCATGGAAGATCTCAACATCACGGTCGGTGAGGTCTCCCGCCGGGCCGAACAGGTCTCAACCACGGCTACACTTGCGAACGACTACTCCAAAAAAGGTGTTGAACTTGCCGAGCAGTCAGAAGGTGCGATGCAGGAGATCAGGCGTTCTTCAGAAGAGGTTGCCCAGATCGTCACCGATATCAACCGCCAGATGGATGAGATCGGAAAGATTGTCCGGTTGATATCTGATATCGCAAACCAGACCAACCTTCTTGCCCTGAATGCGGCCATCGAAGCAGCAAGGGCCGGAGAAGCTGGTCGGGGATTTGCCGTCGTTGCAGCAGAGGTCAAATCACTAGCCCAGGATTCACGCCAGTCTGCTGAGAACATTGCAGACATGATTGCAACACTCCAGGACAAGGCACGAAAGGCAAATGATGCGATGGGGAAGGCTGGATCTGCCGTTGAGCAGGGAAGCGCCTCACTTGCCCAGACTCTTGGTTCATTTAACCAGATCGCTGTGTCGATTGATGAGATCACCACAAATGCAACCGATGTAGCCTCAGCTTCAGAGGAACAGGCTGCTTCGGTCGAAGAAGTTACAGCCAGTATTCACGAGGTTTCAGGCCTTATCCAGAACACCACGAAAGATGCCGGTGATGCTGCCGCTGCAACCGAGGAGGCATCAGCCTCAATCGAGCAGATCAGTAAGATCGTCAGCAATGTAAGCGGAATTGCTGATTCTGTGTCACGTGAGATGTCAAAGTTCAAGGTCTGA
- a CDS encoding PAS domain S-box protein: MPEHSDKIPDWKSQRQKIIGLGESSVRKNYYPELQERLIELENVNQVLKERTEDLESLNAELLAEVQERRSMEEALRESEERFRAVFENANDAIYLYDFNPDMFPVPFLNVNRKAYEILGYTYDEMLCLTPWDILSEECWSKYREQVREVYKTGHAMYEVLHITRTNQKIPMEVSSHLFTFRGRRLLLSIARDISERKKSEQKLRDAIHQIDENMGTLAALNDKIRNPLTVIDILAEDFEASTRDQIQTQVIAIDKIIDELDKGWIESEKVRNYLRRHHGLYEP; the protein is encoded by the coding sequence ATGCCAGAGCACTCTGATAAGATTCCGGACTGGAAGAGCCAGAGACAGAAGATCATCGGGCTTGGAGAATCATCAGTCAGGAAGAACTATTACCCTGAACTTCAGGAGAGACTGATAGAGCTTGAGAATGTGAATCAGGTTCTCAAGGAGAGGACTGAGGATCTTGAATCTTTAAATGCTGAGTTACTCGCGGAAGTCCAGGAGCGGAGATCCATGGAAGAGGCCCTCCGCGAGAGCGAGGAGAGGTTCCGGGCGGTTTTTGAGAACGCTAACGATGCCATATATCTCTACGATTTCAACCCGGACATGTTTCCAGTCCCTTTTCTCAATGTGAACAGAAAAGCATACGAGATCCTTGGATACACCTACGATGAGATGCTCTGCCTGACACCCTGGGATATCCTTTCAGAGGAATGCTGGAGCAAATACAGGGAGCAGGTTCGAGAAGTATACAAGACCGGGCATGCGATGTATGAGGTTCTCCATATCACAAGAACAAACCAGAAGATACCCATGGAGGTCAGTTCACACCTCTTTACATTCAGAGGGAGAAGGTTGCTCCTCTCAATCGCTCGTGACATATCAGAACGCAAGAAGAGCGAACAGAAACTGCGGGATGCGATTCACCAGATTGACGAAAACATGGGTACACTCGCCGCACTCAACGACAAGATACGCAACCCCCTGACCGTGATAGATATTCTTGCTGAAGATTTTGAAGCCAGCACCAGAGATCAGATCCAGACACAGGTCATCGCTATTGATAAAATTATTGATGAACTGGATAAGGGATGGATAGAGTCAGAGAAGGTGAGAAACTATCTGAGACGGCATCACGGCCTATATGAACCGTAA
- a CDS encoding polysaccharide biosynthesis C-terminal domain-containing protein produces MLSFLSDLTARLMRVGDVQRQSFLHFGTSVSVMILGFLSTMAITHLTSSPSVPGGLFLFLSYLGIFSLISSGGLGGAAITYMSREKQRVEYFSAYLALRLLLLVASLLFLVLLSPYFYDLSATGLFPWLLGAVAVTSLSDIAGTWVYGTGRAGFLQISTLVNNLIRILVQILAVVGGYGVAGLAGGVVAGLVAGLLYLVPLCRIRPIKFTARSAEDLIRFSFWSLLASGGMVLYGNIDTILLGYFGSTSDVGLYRISLQLASFSLFTALALQTILYPKFAAWQHEGRRDLISAYLASAFSYSLLLALPVCIGGSLLGGSLLYFLYGSPYQYAWPALVLLLATQVAYVFVYLWSMTLGALGMPRFSAMAALIATAVNIPLNLILIPDLGITGAAAAILITVVVHACSAYLYLKPHIRLTPDFRALRSIILASVIMVVGVSAFIAVIPPVTVFVVAAAVGLGGVIYLLTLIRLEHGIDSALRRMMQEMGIVLPEWL; encoded by the coding sequence ATGCTCTCCTTTCTCTCTGATCTTACTGCACGGCTGATGCGGGTTGGTGATGTACAACGTCAGAGTTTCCTCCACTTTGGGACGAGTGTCTCGGTTATGATTCTCGGGTTTCTCTCCACGATGGCCATCACCCATCTCACCAGTTCACCTTCTGTCCCGGGTGGTCTCTTTCTCTTCCTCTCATACCTGGGAATATTCAGCCTGATCAGCAGCGGCGGGCTTGGAGGGGCAGCGATCACCTACATGAGCAGGGAAAAACAGCGGGTTGAATACTTCTCTGCCTACCTCGCCTTACGGCTTCTCCTGCTTGTGGCTTCGCTTCTGTTTCTGGTTCTGCTCTCACCCTACTTCTATGATCTATCAGCGACCGGACTCTTCCCGTGGCTTCTCGGTGCGGTTGCTGTAACATCACTCTCTGATATTGCAGGGACATGGGTGTACGGGACCGGCAGAGCAGGTTTTTTGCAGATCAGCACCCTGGTCAACAACCTCATCAGGATCCTTGTCCAGATCCTGGCTGTCGTGGGAGGATATGGGGTTGCAGGACTTGCGGGAGGAGTTGTTGCAGGTCTTGTTGCCGGGCTTCTGTACCTCGTTCCCCTTTGCAGGATTAGGCCGATCAAGTTTACAGCCCGGTCAGCAGAGGACCTGATCCGGTTCTCATTCTGGTCTCTTCTTGCGTCCGGCGGGATGGTTCTGTATGGAAATATCGACACAATCCTGCTTGGGTACTTTGGCTCAACCAGCGATGTCGGGCTCTACCGTATCTCTCTTCAGCTTGCCTCGTTCTCACTCTTTACGGCACTTGCGTTGCAGACGATTCTGTACCCGAAGTTTGCTGCCTGGCAGCACGAAGGCAGACGAGATCTGATCTCAGCATATCTTGCCAGTGCCTTCTCGTACTCACTTCTTCTTGCCCTACCGGTCTGTATCGGGGGCTCGCTACTGGGAGGCAGTCTCCTCTACTTCCTCTACGGATCACCGTACCAGTATGCCTGGCCTGCCCTGGTTCTGCTTCTCGCAACACAGGTTGCATATGTCTTTGTGTACCTCTGGTCAATGACCCTCGGTGCCCTTGGAATGCCCAGGTTTAGTGCAATGGCCGCCCTGATCGCCACAGCTGTAAACATTCCCCTGAATCTGATCCTCATTCCCGACCTTGGCATAACCGGTGCTGCCGCTGCAATCCTTATCACTGTCGTCGTTCATGCCTGCTCTGCCTATCTGTACCTGAAACCGCATATCAGGCTGACACCAGATTTCAGGGCACTTCGATCGATCATTCTTGCATCGGTAATCATGGTAGTCGGTGTTTCTGCTTTTATCGCGGTGATCCCCCCTGTAACTGTATTTGTCGTTGCTGCAGCGGTCGGGCTTGGAGGTGTGATCTATCTCCTCACCCTGATCAGGCTTGAGCATGGTATTGACTCAGCACTTCGCAGAATGATGCAGGAGATGGGCATTGTCCTCCCTGAATGGCTCTGA
- the ercA gene encoding alcohol dehydrogenase-like regulatory protein ErcA, with protein MTDIRHELRKFVAPEFIIGDDARLLAGRYAKNYSVSHVMIVTDEQMLKAGWIHSILESLTAEGIRYTIFSDVLPNPRDFEVMKGAELYHKAGCDALVAIGGGSPIDCAKGIGIVVSNHSHILDFEGVDNIPAPSPPLICIPTTAGSAADVSQFAIINDSRKKVKITIISKKIVPDISLIDPIPLTTLPQSLTAHTGMDAIVHSIEAYVSNASSPVTDIHALESIRIMSTYLPLAYQHPENLHYRYQTLLGCLLAGLAFSNASLGIVHAMAHSLGGEYDLPHGECNALLLESAIEFNFQACPDRYLDIGRALGIEYRSSDHEQCRIELIQTLKRLRESAGIVERFSQIGISSESIPRLAIHAIHDPCMATNPREPDIRDIEQIYARAL; from the coding sequence ATGACAGATATCAGGCATGAACTGAGAAAGTTCGTTGCACCTGAGTTCATAATCGGTGATGACGCCAGGCTTCTTGCCGGTAGATACGCGAAAAATTACAGCGTATCTCATGTGATGATAGTCACCGATGAGCAGATGCTCAAGGCTGGCTGGATTCATTCGATCCTTGAAAGTCTAACCGCCGAAGGGATCAGATATACCATATTTTCAGATGTCCTTCCTAATCCCCGGGATTTTGAGGTGATGAAAGGGGCAGAACTCTACCATAAGGCGGGGTGTGATGCCCTTGTTGCCATCGGAGGAGGAAGCCCGATAGATTGTGCAAAAGGGATCGGTATTGTCGTATCAAATCACTCCCACATCCTAGATTTTGAGGGTGTGGACAACATACCGGCACCATCTCCCCCACTCATCTGTATTCCGACAACTGCAGGATCAGCTGCAGATGTCTCACAGTTTGCAATCATCAATGATAGCAGGAAAAAAGTCAAGATCACCATCATCAGTAAGAAGATTGTTCCTGACATCTCATTGATCGATCCGATCCCTCTCACCACACTCCCGCAGAGTCTCACCGCCCATACCGGGATGGATGCCATCGTACACAGTATCGAGGCCTATGTCTCAAACGCCAGTTCACCGGTTACAGATATCCATGCCCTTGAATCGATCAGGATCATGAGCACTTACCTTCCTCTTGCATACCAGCATCCTGAAAACCTGCATTACCGGTACCAGACCCTGCTCGGTTGTCTCCTTGCAGGCCTTGCATTCTCCAATGCGAGTCTGGGTATCGTTCATGCCATGGCCCATAGCCTGGGAGGTGAGTACGATCTTCCTCACGGTGAATGCAATGCCCTTCTGCTTGAGAGTGCGATAGAGTTTAACTTTCAAGCATGTCCTGACCGGTACCTCGACATCGGCAGGGCACTCGGGATCGAATACAGATCTTCAGATCACGAACAATGCAGAATTGAATTGATACAAACCCTGAAAAGACTGAGGGAGTCTGCCGGGATTGTAGAGCGGTTCAGTCAGATTGGGATCTCTTCGGAGAGTATTCCCCGGCTTGCCATACACGCAATCCATGACCCCTGCATGGCAACGAACCCGAGAGAACCTGATATCAGGGATATAGAGCAGATTTATGCCAGAGCACTCTGA
- a CDS encoding NUDIX domain-containing protein: MAPKAFALSVRIVLFDQQGHILVLKRSRSSKTNPGKWELPGGKIDQGEPFDAALQREVLEETGFQVVIHTAAGTAMQETEEWRVVHLVMIGSMVSGGLAISGEHDEYRWASPLELGGLEKADWFDEYYRMYLQAIPAAPDQKPQE, from the coding sequence ATGGCACCAAAAGCATTCGCTCTTTCAGTCAGGATCGTTCTCTTCGATCAACAGGGGCATATCCTTGTGCTGAAACGATCCCGCTCATCAAAGACGAATCCGGGAAAATGGGAGCTTCCGGGAGGAAAAATAGACCAGGGGGAACCTTTTGATGCTGCATTACAGCGTGAAGTGCTTGAAGAGACAGGGTTTCAGGTGGTGATTCACACCGCTGCAGGAACTGCCATGCAGGAGACCGAAGAATGGAGGGTTGTCCACCTGGTTATGATAGGATCGATGGTCAGCGGAGGGCTTGCAATCAGCGGTGAACATGATGAATACCGATGGGCCTCTCCACTTGAACTTGGAGGTCTTGAAAAGGCTGACTGGTTTGATGAGTACTACCGGATGTATCTGCAGGCAATCCCTGCTGCACCTGACCAGAAACCACAGGAATAA
- a CDS encoding HEPN domain-containing protein, giving the protein MRDRFENCLLNGRIIPVAPDWEIILLELSEADRDLTASQRADTHHDSKWAIITAYSSMYHAYRSLVMVKGFQEKSEACLREALDALYVEEGTLDPALLAGFREAKRMYNQALYDGVYSEPSARWMIESAKAIREAVRFLIPL; this is encoded by the coding sequence ATGAGAGATAGGTTTGAAAATTGTCTTCTAAACGGCAGGATCATTCCTGTAGCGCCAGACTGGGAGATAATCCTTCTTGAGTTGTCTGAAGCAGACCGGGATCTTACTGCTTCACAGAGGGCAGATACTCATCACGACAGTAAGTGGGCCATCATCACGGCATACTCGTCCATGTATCATGCGTATCGATCCCTTGTTATGGTGAAGGGATTTCAGGAGAAGAGCGAGGCATGCCTCCGTGAAGCTCTGGATGCCCTGTATGTAGAGGAAGGAACACTAGATCCTGCTCTGCTTGCCGGATTCAGGGAAGCAAAACGCATGTATAATCAGGCACTCTATGATGGTGTTTACAGCGAGCCATCAGCACGATGGATGATAGAATCTGCAAAAGCAATACGTGAAGCGGTACGATTTCTGATCCCTCTATGA